The nucleotide window aaaagatctaacaatgAATTGCAGAATTaaatgcctagaacctgaaagtcaatgtaccaaaactctaacaatgaaccaaaagtCTGAAGGATAATGGGTACAACCCAACTAAACATAAGAATATCTAATGAACTAGTCTAAGTACGAATAAGATGGACCAAatagaaagagaactcatggcagcccagAAGAACTGACTCACTCTTAAAGTCgaacgacgatcactgatcttctaagcgaggtctgttaatagccgcctgaagattccctgtactcaacaaagaaagagcaaatgcagtatcactacacaatcacaatgtaatggtaggatcacacggctatcccactaagtgcaacatacataagtcattacaacgtaataataacatgcacataccaaacatatacaatatcaacatCATTACGAATATGAACAGTTTCACAATACCAAGATATATAATTATGTCAactcattggtcctctcatggaacacaaatagttagcataccgaaacatgatacccgatccaatgtttatgccggaacgtggcaactgatcccatatttatgttgGAACGTGGACACTGATcctagttagtgtgtcggagcacaacacccgatccattaaataagccacaatcacaatgtacattctcataattatacaatcaagtcatgatttcatggcaatcatcattcatctattctcatttaaaacaagtgtgatcaacaatgcaatattcacatacatacacgtattataatgaagcaaaaaTGAACATGCATCACACaatatgaaatcacaaccatcacctacctcgaaacaagcttgaatcccctaaaaaacttgatctttccctttccagatttgtcccgcttgttcttggtctacaaacaatcataataatacagaaatcaataaacaataactaattaccTGGATTTCCAACAAtcctatcaaccctagatcaaccCATGATCCTTATAAccagattagggctttttccactaTAATTTCCGGATCAAAACCTCCCCCCATCTGTAATTACCCCAGACacttgaaagttcatgagaggaactaccccacccatgatctagagttggttgccatagtattttctttgaaaatatggcgtcattatctttatgaTGTTCATATGggtgtgttcaccgatcacaagagtcttcagtatgtgtttactcagaaaaagtttaatctcagacaaatgaggtggttagaattactcaaggattatgacatgagtattctttatcacctaggtaaggctaatgttgttgttgataccTTGAGCAGGTTGTTTATGGGTAGTACctcccattttgaggaagataagaaagagctaACAAGGGATGTGCATAGACTAGCACTCTTAGGAGTTCgattaatggattccacagaaggatgagtagtggtgatgaatgggatTGAATCATCTTTAGTGTCTgaagttaaagaaaaacaagaccaagatccaaTTTTGCTtaaattgaaggcaaatgttcataagcaaaaagtaatggcttttgaacaagggggatatggtgtattgaggtatcaaggtagattgtgtgtaccaagggtggatgaacttcaAGAGAGGATCTTGGGAaactcatagctccagatattccattcattcgggttccacaaagatgtatcgcgacttGAGTGAAGTGTactggtggagtagtatgaagaagggcattgcagagtttgtggctaagtgttcGAATTGCCAACACGTTAAAGTAGAGCACTAAAGGCCTGATGGTTTGGCttagaatatagaacttccgaaatggaagtgggagatgatcattATGGATTTGATCATAgttttaccaaggtctcgcaggcaacataattctatttgggtgattgttgataggatgacaaaatcagcccactttttgtcggtaaagactacccattcggcagaagattatgctaagttgtatcaTCAAGaagtagttagacttcatggagttccagtgTCCATTATTTCAGACTGAGGTACGaaatttactgcacaattttggaagtcattccaaaaatgcttgggttcaaaggtgaacttaagtactgcctttcatccttaGACAGATGGGCAAacagagcgtactattcagaccttagaggatatgttgagggcttgtgtgattgatttcaaaggtaattgggatgatcacctaccttttattgaatttgcttacaacaatagttaccactctagcatccaaatggcttcttatgaagctctttatgagagaagatgcagatctcccattggatggtttgatGTTGGTGAAGCTTGATTGATAGGActagatttagttcatcaagctatggagaaggtgaaagtgattcaacagaggttgaaaacaacacAGAGTTgttagaaatcctacactgGTGTTaagagaagggagttagagtttgaagtagatgattgagtatacttgaaagtttcacccatgaaaggtgttatgagatttggtaagaaggggaagcttagtccccggtatattggcccttacagcatataaaaaagggtaggtaatgtagcttatgagttagagctaccacaagagttagccacGATTAATCCGATATTTAACATCtttatgttgaagaaatgcatgggtgatccttcatttatcataccaactgaagatattgggatcaaggctAGCTtttcttatgaggagattcctgttcagattctagatcattaaattcgcaagttgaggactaaggaagtaacatcaatcaaagtcctttggaggaaccaatttgttgatgaagctacttgggaagctgaggaggatatgaataatagatatccacatctcttcgaatctggagaagttccaaattaaggtactaatccttttcttggacttttatttataagttggcataCTGTTATTGCATTGTGCTTGTTGGGTATTTGAACTGCATGTTTGATGTTACACTCTTAgtctactaagagtaatctcattggAGGATGAATGTtaccaagggggagatattataacatctccctaattgaaagaactagaaagagctagaattagaaaaagttgtttttggaaagaatgaaagtctggaaaattttgttaagttatgttaagtttgagttttggtcaacttaaaatgaccataactcctagctcaagatgactTACGTGTTCTTCCAGATAtcttaggaaagatcttggaatactCTTTCCAACGtcgctgagtttgcgcgattcgaagtttgtatgagtgagatatgcccatttgaagttgggctgttcaaataaggaaagtctaattcGGATTTTAGAAGGACATTATGGTCTTTTTCATACCCTATGACTTAATTTCGgttttggtaattaattggggtctaaactgataggattcagtttacgattttaaaaaactaagttaggattttgagagaagagaagagaagaggagaaaagaggagaaaagaggagaagtgcaagaatcgtcaagttcttcaagaatcgcttgtggatttcgtcaaggggtgattcctatgaggtatgtgaaatcacatagcgttgggttagtttaCCCACGCGccaataaatcccttatcaagaagcttttggatttgagccttaagctctcttaattctcccagagccatgcgatatggagtgATGGAAATGGGACGAGTACCAGGTTTTTAATcgatgcagaaatctatatctctatcaggaggcataccaggcaagtcattaggaaacacttatCTAAATTCTAACACaacaggaatagactcaatagatggagatTCAACCTCAACAttccgaatatgagccaaataagccaaacaaccctacCCCACCAGTTTTCGAGCCTGAAtgaaggatatgatcttagtttgcttaggcttgtacaccccttcccactctaacatTTTTCCTTCctagaatttctagagttacaaacttagtattataattaagcacaacataacagggggacaaccaagtcatgcctaagattatgtcaaagtcagtcatatccattatcaccaaatcagcccaagtctaaaaacccataaaaaaaataggacaagcacgatagacatgggtgactatgacagatTCTctaactggggtagaaacatggatgggggcatcaagtttATAACAAACCATAGCAAATTATGAGGCAAATCTCACGGatatatatgaataagtagaacccggagcaaataacacattagccatccggtcacaaacaagaatagtacctCTGATCACTACGTCAGACGCCTCTGCCTTATTCTTGCCCGCAAAGGCGTAACAACTGAGCCCTATCATCGAGACGGGTGACTTCCCTGCCTGGCTGCGCTGTACTTTTGCCTGTGTTATGATAtacgtttcaaagacactttaTCTAGTTCTAAGTGTCAACAATTGTAAATCAGTATAAACCTAACTACAtgagttgggatcgatcccacagagagtagctttcttttgaattcGAATATGAAAATATGACAATGACCTTTTCAGGTGAACAAACACCACACTTAAGAGTCTAGAAGTCAAATTCCAGGTTGTCATTACTAACCCACTTAAACAATCAACACAGAACAATCAAATAACGAGATAACACTTGGGGGTTTGACTAACCAACTATCAAATTCAACTTAATGGGTGTACATCATTACCAACAATGTTAATTTTTTGTCGGTAGAATGGACTATGAGGAAAGCAATTTTCTctcaaataattactttatttctGCTAAAttctcttgaacttcaacacTAGCCATAAGACGCCCAACCCACTTTTTCATCAAAGctactctttcgagctagataCAAAGGTTGAATCTCaagtttcactttctcaagTTGAAACCATAATGACACAATACTAAGGATGCCAAATTACTATGTTGGCTCCATatttctctctcgagcaagcacaAAACTTTGAACTATATTGCACTAAACATGCAATAATGAAGTTAAACCACAGTAATAATTCAGatccacttcaaattaacactaAAATTCACTAATTGATGACACCCATTTAGTCAAATGCAACAATTGGTCACATTGTCAAACCACCAAGGTTAGGATTTAAGCCAATCATAGTAAAAACATGAAATTCAATACCTGCCACGTTTTCCAGCTGGGTTGACAAAATTTGAaagtcaaaatttaataatatctTCTCTATTACAAAACCCAAATGAAAAATCTTGTTAAAAATCACTTCAAATCGACAATAACAATGTTTTTGCTCTCTATCTTTTGTTCCTCACAATTTTGAATGCTTTCTTTCTCttgcaaaaatcaatttatacaaatatggTGTGACTTTTTGGGGCCAGTCGGCGAGGAAATTCGGGCTTCGCCGACTGCTTGGTGACTCAGCGATTGTCCTTTTGTCTCGCCTTCATGCTTCACATCTTCTTCATCTGACCACTGTAATTTTAGGCGAGTAATATCAGGATCGTTGTTTCATTCCGCAATGCTCCCTTTTGTCTTTTGACTTGTCCTTCAACGATTATCTGGGTCTCCATCAGTGTTTTTGCGACATGGTCATCGTTCATCGATGCGATCGGCATCACGCCTAATGGTATTGTTACTCGCCGAAGTTACTCCTAATCTAGCCTCAGAGTTCTATAAATTTATGCGGTAGAGGGGCAACTTGGCGATTTTCCGAGTGATCTAAGCGATGATCAGGCttgtttttcctcttctctttttcCGCTCGTGTTGTCATTGTTGCCCATTTTTTACCTAGCTTTTCTCCTCAATCCCTATATCTGAAAATTAAGGGTTTTACaccagttattggcacaaattagGGATTTGAGGACAATAATCTTAtacaaaacaaagccctaaatgagtctaaatctctgactcatcaacacccgtaacttaaacttttacttgtACTCAAGCAAAACTCAAGTTCTGCAGTTCAagaaggatgtctcaaacagtgccacaaaagactcaatcatgaatgcacagaataagactcaacttactcatgcaaggatcaattgtgcactcaaaggttcaagttgtgactcaccattatcaaagattctcaagttcacaatactttctttaaatgcaagttcaagctcaacaaaggtaatcAAATGCCCttacacaaagaatgattccatattcacacactattcttcaacaatttgTAGCTCCGAAATCacaaacaactctcacactcacaaaaatGAACACAgtcatgacttcacccataggtttgcccttattttccaaccaacattcCTTTCCACTCACTCATGATCAAAAATGTCCTTGGCTTGTAACAGGGCTGAGTGTATAAGTATGgccatttaggctcagtggctgctatcctcatgaaatgtggtatgaacatcactttctttccttttcttcaacttttttactcatgctcaaactctccccattattcacttctcatggaatactggacaccccatttcttttgcaacattcacaactttatttcacaactttatcattctttttctttttcattcttcttttttcttaccTTTTTATGGAGGAGTTCCAACTTTCTCAATACCAAGGGTCaaaggggacttctttgcacttcttgatttagcttctcttttcaccacacccttaacttaggcttttggcttaagttagctattcaaacaaaccacacttcatgagtattatgggtgaatggatagaGGTTATAACTGCATCAAGTTTCTTGCAAGAAAAGGCTAAGGCTCgaagggtgttcaagcaaagttcacacatctcacaaggttggccacaaaagaggtatattgccaaattgtttcactctttaaaatttgtttccTAAGATCATTCAAGAgtttgcatcacttagtcaaccgaaccaacggggcaaattccaGGTGTCACCACACaaggttcacagtaagctcatcacacaaggcatttgtaccaatatcaaacaagactccacactttcactagtgtgaaatgctcatcacaagagactccatTTGATAACCGACTAGTCATAATGAGATGAAAAAAGTTaacatattatctatgcaacttcatttggccttatcgtagccacacattcatttttgttcaattaagagaaCTATTCAACTTATCAGTGTTGATCATGACTGACACTCAAATTTGTAACTTTTTCGAACGAGTAAGGGACTCATTGATGAAACACACCCCCCCACCAAAAGCATTCAAAATTATCCCCAATGTGAGTAGAGAACACaataccaaaaatgaaaaataaagataaactaCTGGTATGTAATCATGCAGAGCAAGGTGCGAGGAATCTTCACTACGCTCCCATTTGGTGAGAAATTGAAACAGTCGCCGAGCTACTCGGCGGTTCACCCAATGGTCTGGATATCACACTTATTTCCACTGTGTAGCACGTTTATAAAGGGGCAAAAAGGCAAAAATGAAGGATATTGTCGAACATGTCGGTGCATCACATAATGGATTTGTAACCTCGCTGAATAATCCATTCGGTCAGGCCATCAGTGCTGGGCATAAGGGCGGAGAAAATCGGGTCACCCAATCAATTTGGCGAGTTGCCGAGTGATGAAGATGTCCTGCCTAATGTTCAAGTATCTCAGATCCATTTTCAAAGTCCAGAAGGCGGACTATGTGGGGCTCGCTGAACAGATTTGGCAATTCGCCAATAGTGTCTTCATCTCGCACAATTGTTTGCACCAGCAAAATCAACAcacattatttaaaatactaacacTTAGGGTGCCTCTAAAAaaatgccttagttaacgtcgtgacACGATGTGGAAATGCTCTCCAGCATCATCCAGATACACCACCTCAATCAGAGAAATCTCTTGGCATTCACCAAAGAATAACTTCAAGTGTTGCCCATTCACTTTGAATGCATGTCCCTCTTTACCTTCGACTTCAATGGCACCATTTGTGAATACCCGTGTTACTCTAAACAGACCtgaccatttggatttgagctttccCGGAAAGTGTCTGAGCCGAGAGTTATATAGTAACACTTAATCTCCCACTCTGAACTCCCTTTTAAGGATTCTAGAATCATgccacttcttcatcttttaattCTAAAGAGATGAACTTTCATAAGCCCTGAACCTAGATTTGTCCAACTCATTTTATtgatctacttttttttttttgaagtctttgcctagtccagatttagaGCTTTCAATGCCCATAATGCTTTGTGTTCCAATTCAACCGGTAGATGGCATGATTTTCTGAAGACTAGCTGATACAAAGACATACCGATTGGTGTTTTGTATGCGGTTCTATACATCCATAGAGCCTCATCAAGCTTTCGAGACCAATCAATCCTATTTGCATTCACTGTCTTGGCCAGGATACTCTTGATCTCCCGATTTGACATTTCAACTTGGCCACTCGTTAGGGGATGATACGAAGTTTCTACTTTGTGTGGCACTCCATAATTGCTCAATGCAGATGCAAAAAACTTGTTGCAAAAATGGGACTcccatcactaataatagcTGGAGGAGTACCAAATCTAGTAAAGATGTAGCATTTTAGGAATTGAACAACACTTGTCCCTTCATTGTTCGGTATTGAACCAACCTCCACccatttagaaacataatctacTGTCACTAAAATGTATTTATTACTTAACGAaatcacaaatgggcccatgaaatctataccccaaacatcaaataacTCAACTTCTAAAATGGGCGTGAGAGGCAATACGTGTCTTTTAGACACTCCACCTTGTTTCTAACATTGTACGACACCACCATGATGACCCCCAACCAGTAAAGCGTGACAAGCATGGAGAATTTCGATAGCTTCTTCCTCGGAACACATTTCCTAATGATATGGTCTGCACATTCCCTGAATaaatatggttcatcccaaaagtactttttaacaaCGAACAAAAACCTCTTTTGTTGGTAGAAGTTTAGTTCGTTCGACATTAATCCACACACCACATAATTAgcaaaatcaacataccaagGAGATTGCTGGAGACTTATCGTGAATACCTGTTCATCGAGAAAGGCGTCATTAATATCTACCTCGAACTCGTCATTTTCCTTGCCTTCCAATCTGGATAGGTGGTTAGCCACCTGATTTTCACAACCTCTCCTATCTTTGActtcaaagtcaaattcttACAACAGAagcacccaccttatcaatctTAGCTGGGCATCTTTCCTTGCCATTAGATATCGCAGTGCAGCATGATCAGTGTGCACAACCACTTTAGTGCCTAAAAAGTATGCCTGAAATTTCTCAAACGCATATACTACCGTAAGTAATTCTTGTTCTCTGACTGTGTAGTTATGCTTAGCACCATTTAGAGTTTTGCTTGTGTAGTAAATATGGTGGAATAGTTTGTTGCGTTTTTGCCCCAACACGACACCTATATTCGTGGCACTTGCCTTACACATTACTTCGAAGGGTTTTGACCAATCAGGACTAATGATAACCAAAGTGGagatcaatttttctttcaaacactTGAAGGCCACAATGCATGCATCATCAAAGTGGAGTTTCACCTCATTTTCCAAGAGTTTGCATAGATGATGTGCagtttttgagaagtctttgatgaacctccggTTAAAACCAGCATGCCCCAAGAAACTACGAATACCCTTCACCGAAATTGGTGGTGGTAACTTCTCAATAACTTCAATCTTGCTTTATCAACCTCCAACCCTTTTTGCGACACTTTGTGACCAAGAACTATACCTTCCCTAACCATAAAGTGGCATTTTCCCAATTTAGGACCAAGTTTGTCTCCACATATCTTTGGAGAACTTGTCCCAAGTGTGCTAAGTATTCTTCAAAGGTATCACCCACAAACGAGAAGTCATCCATAAAGACTTCCATTGAATTCTCCACCATATCAGCCAAAACAGATAGCAAGCAACGTTGAAATGTGGCTGGAGCATTACATAACCGGAACGACATCCTTTTCTCTTGGTGAAGGTcgttttctcttggtcttccggagCAATGGAGATTTGATTATAACCAGGGTACCCATCTAAAAAGCAATACCACCCTCTCTTTGAAAGTCGATCAAGCATTTGACACatgaaagaaatggaaaatgatcttttttgatccacgagtttaacttccggtaatccatgcatACTTTCCATCCGGTCAGTGGTCTCATAGACACAAGCTCTCCTTTTTTCATTTGGGACTACTGTGATGCCTCCTTTTTTGGGTATGCATTGTACCGGACTTACCTTTTTTCTATGCGCAATAGGATAGATCACACCTGCATCCAACCACTTTATTATCTCCTTTTTTACCAACTCTTGCATCAGTGGGTTCAATCTTCGCTGATGTTCAGCACTCGATTTACAATCACTATCAAGCTGGATTTTGTGAGTGCAAATGCCTGGAGAGATGCTCACTATGTCAGTGATTGTCCAATTTATAGCTTTGATATGCCTTCTCAACACCGCAAGGAGAATTTTTATTTGCCATTTAAGCAAATCAGTTGCAATAATCACAAGTAAAGTGTTATTTTCCCCCCAAGAAAGCATACCAGAGATTGGAGGGAAGTACTTTCAACTCCAGATTCGGTGGTTCCTCTGTTGATGGCTTTACGGGAGGactttctcaattttttagATCAATGTCCAGGTTCAATGGAGTCTTTGAATATTCCCCAATGCCTGAGAGAGTTGAACTTCGAACTCATCATAGTTAGCAAGCACGACTTCAAGTGGTACACTAATACACATCAAATGGCTCACACTAGCCAGCGCCTCATCAATAACATCAATAGTAGAGACCACATGAATATCACTAGGCTATTTCATTGACTTACAAACATAAAAGGTTACTTCATCTTTGTTCACCCAAAACTTCAGTTCTCCgctttcaacatccaccaacGCTCTTCAGGTTGCCAAGAATGGTCTTCCCAAAAGGATGAGAATTTCAGCATCTATTTCCCAATCGAGGATGAAAACATCATTCGGGGAAATGAATCGGCCAACTTTAACCAAGATATCATATTGTATCCCTACAGGGTGCTTGATAGATCGATCTGCCATCAAAAGCCTCATTGTTGTGGACTTTGGTTCACCTAATCCAAGTTGCTTATAGATTGCGTATAGCATTAGTTTTATAATTGCTCCCAAATCACATAGAGCCTTGGCGAATTTGAGCATACCAATAGTGCAAGGAATGGTGAAGGCTCCGGGATcttccttcttttttattttctcgtTAGTTATAATTGCACTACAACTATGTGAGACTTCAATTGTTTCAAAGTCGAAGCTTCTTTTCTTGGTGAATAACTTCTTCATGAACTTGGCATAACCCGACATCTCCAACAATACTCCCACTAAAGGGAGGTTAATCAATAGTGTCTTAAACGCCGATAAgaatttcttgaactttttatcttcattctttttcttatgGTGTTGGGGAAATGGAAGGGTCCCTTTTGGTAGAGGTTGCGCCACCTTTGACATTGGAGGACTATTTGGTACATTTGTTTGTAACTCCTAGGTAACACTTTGTTGGATGTGTGTTTCATCTTCCTCAATGCTCTTGTCTACTTCGTGAGTTTGTGCTTCATCATTTTCCTTCATATCACCTACCACCACCTTTCCACTTCGTGTAACCACATCTAGCCCTCTATCACCATTTTTCATCGTCATGTTTGGTTCCAATTGTGCGGAAAGTAAACTCAACTGACCTTCAAGTAGCTTGATTGCATCTGCATGAGAGTTCACTCTAGTATATAGTGACGAAAAATTGGCCTTCATTCCTTTAAACAAATCATCCAAACCTTCAACTTTGTCAAGGATGTGTGACAACAAGTCATTCACACGGGGACTACCTGCAGTCCCTTTTGACTATGGGATCTCACTCGATTGAGTGTGATCTTCTTCATGATCATCCTCTCTTCTCCAATAGTCACTTTTTTCAGCCCATTCTTGATGGTATCTTCTTTGCTCTTCCATTTTGTGaaagttccaaccttgattcccacctCGCTATAAATAGCGTGGGTGGGAACCTTCCTCATATCTCTTGGAATTTCAATCTTGATTCTCCCCCGGCTTTGATTAACCCGAggaagaaccctcctcaactctaaacaCTCCATTTCCCCCCTTTTGCTTCTTTACATTTTCTAATACATGATCTTGTAGTAACCCCATTTTGGCCAAAATCTTCTTGATGTTCTCAtccctttctttttccttatcAAGTTTCTCTTTAgtcattctaaaacaaaaaggtGAAAATTGATCTTCTCGAGTGTACCAAGCTTGGTTTATTTTAGTCATATCATCAAGAAGAAATGAAGCCACTTTGAATGATTGCAACATTATCCCTCCTCGAACCAATTGATCAGCTACTCCTTTATTTATCGAATCAAGACTCCGGTAAAAATATTGGAGTAGCGAATCGTTTCGTAacccatgagttgggcattgaagaAGGAGTTGTTTAAACCTCAACCACGTTTCATGGATGGGTTCACCCTCCCATAGCTTGAAACCTTGAATGTTATCTCTGAGTTTCATCATCCTCGATGGAGGAAAGAATCTTGCATTGAATGTCGTGATCAGCTCATCCCATCCCATGATGTGATGGAGTTCCTTGATAACTCAGCCAACCACTTGCTAGCCTCCCCCATCAAAGATAGTGGAAATAACCTGAGCCGGATTGACTCATG belongs to Solanum stenotomum isolate F172 chromosome 1, ASM1918654v1, whole genome shotgun sequence and includes:
- the LOC125854128 gene encoding uncharacterized protein LOC125854128; the encoded protein is MSGYAKFMKKLFTKKRSFDFETIEVSHSCSAIITNEKIKKKEDPGAFTIPCTIGMLKFAKALCDLGAIIKLMLYAIYKQLGLGEPKSTTMRLLMADRSIKHPVGIQYDILVKVGRFISPNDVFILDWEIDAEILILLGRPFLAT